From a single Deinococcus humi genomic region:
- a CDS encoding M23 family metallopeptidase translates to MTVLSFARRRACGLIGATLLAASLPLAHASAPLPERLGGLLATPSELFTPGAEVTLQPDTRGPALQVVTNGQTTGKVLARRYGVTPGAVRTLSSGAGWRLREVRLPYPGVARAPARPASIQAYTVRPGDTLSGVATRHGLSMVDLLGVNLDRQSLDSLRAGETLNIPTRERGLLVRIKPGQSALSLIAGYGADLVTTARANDVLPTELHVGDELLLPGIRAESFRQQLLAAREADRLAQIAYEKQQKYGEYLAWKRDRERQRLQEKYARQEKYEAYLAWKNSPERQRKQAAYERQARYEAAQAAARQRAAVVQQPASRPGRVQTASTGHVGGLAWPLRSFTLTSRFGERDIAFHREVFHGGIDLAAPFGTPIYAASAGTVSASGYGAFGLNVWTVNGNSTVIYGHMSQTAVVPGQTVQTGQLLGYVGCTGICTGPHLHFEVRLGGQAVDPLALLP, encoded by the coding sequence TTGACTGTCCTGTCCTTTGCCCGTCGGCGGGCCTGCGGCCTGATCGGCGCCACCCTGCTGGCCGCCAGCCTGCCCCTAGCCCACGCCTCAGCCCCGCTGCCTGAACGGCTGGGCGGATTGCTGGCCACACCCTCCGAACTGTTCACCCCCGGGGCTGAGGTCACCCTTCAGCCAGACACACGCGGTCCGGCCCTGCAAGTCGTCACGAACGGCCAGACCACGGGCAAAGTCCTGGCCCGGCGCTATGGCGTGACCCCTGGTGCGGTGCGGACGCTCAGCTCCGGCGCTGGCTGGCGGCTCCGGGAAGTGAGGCTCCCCTATCCGGGTGTGGCGCGGGCTCCAGCCCGCCCGGCCTCGATCCAGGCCTACACCGTGCGCCCCGGCGACACGCTGAGTGGGGTGGCCACGCGCCACGGCCTGAGCATGGTGGACCTGCTTGGGGTCAATCTGGATCGCCAGAGCCTGGATTCGCTGCGGGCGGGCGAGACGCTGAACATCCCCACCCGTGAACGCGGCCTGCTGGTCCGAATCAAACCCGGCCAGTCGGCGTTGTCGCTGATTGCCGGCTACGGCGCGGACCTAGTGACCACGGCCCGCGCCAACGACGTGCTGCCCACCGAACTGCACGTGGGCGACGAGCTGCTGCTGCCGGGCATCCGCGCAGAGAGTTTCCGTCAGCAACTGCTGGCCGCCCGTGAGGCCGACCGCCTGGCGCAGATCGCCTACGAGAAGCAGCAGAAGTATGGGGAGTATCTGGCCTGGAAGAGGGACCGCGAGCGTCAGCGTTTGCAGGAGAAGTATGCCCGTCAGGAGAAATACGAGGCGTACCTGGCCTGGAAGAACAGCCCGGAGCGCCAGCGCAAGCAGGCGGCCTACGAGCGGCAGGCCCGCTACGAGGCGGCACAGGCCGCCGCCCGGCAGCGGGCTGCCGTCGTGCAGCAGCCGGCCAGCCGTCCCGGGCGTGTGCAGACTGCCAGCACTGGCCACGTGGGCGGTCTGGCCTGGCCGCTGCGCTCCTTTACCCTGACCAGCCGCTTCGGAGAGCGCGACATTGCGTTCCACCGCGAGGTCTTTCACGGCGGTATTGATCTGGCTGCGCCTTTCGGCACGCCGATTTATGCGGCCAGTGCCGGCACGGTGTCGGCCAGCGGTTATGGGGCCTTTGGCCTGAATGTCTGGACGGTCAACGGCAACAGCACCGTGATCTACGGCCACATGAGCCAGACGGCAGTGGTTCCCGGCCAGACGGTGCAGACGGGCCAGCTGCTGGGTTATGTCGGCTGCACCGGGATCTGCACGGGCCCACACCTGCATTTCGAGGTGCGATTGGGGGGACAGGCTGTCGATCCTCTCGCGCTGCTGCCGTGA
- the rho gene encoding transcription termination factor Rho, with protein sequence MTEFTGSAPYTTALPFQELQQKILPELHLIAAGYGIDNYRKLKKDALALAIMEHQADAEGQLLARGYLEISADGYGFLQSDLLDPNSRTVLVTAGLIKANHLRTGDEVIGRARRPRESERFGSLVQVEAVNGLDPEAARRRPRFDDLTPTFPEAQLVLEDPGNSDGLSLRVVDLLVPIGRGQRALIVAPPKAGKTTLLKQIANSIVKNYPDVTVMVLLVDERPEEVTDFRESVQGAQVVASTFDEPPQHHVRVAEFVHERARRIVEDGGHVVILLDSITRLARANNLVTPPTGRTLSGGLDSNALHWPKRFLGAARNIREGGSLTILATALVETGSRMDDVIFEEFKGTGNAELVLSRRLEERRIFPALDIIKSGTRREELLLQPEVLKKMWLLRKVISDMDPADAMEMLLSRMGKTRNNVEFLQNLAGG encoded by the coding sequence GTGACCGAATTCACCGGTTCCGCCCCCTATACCACTGCCCTGCCGTTCCAGGAACTCCAGCAGAAGATCCTGCCCGAGCTGCACCTGATCGCCGCCGGATACGGCATCGACAACTACCGCAAGCTGAAGAAGGACGCCCTTGCGCTGGCGATCATGGAGCATCAGGCCGACGCCGAGGGCCAGCTGCTGGCGCGCGGCTACCTGGAAATCAGCGCGGACGGCTACGGCTTCTTACAGTCGGACCTGCTGGACCCCAACAGCCGCACGGTGCTGGTCACGGCGGGCCTGATCAAGGCCAACCACCTGCGGACCGGCGACGAGGTGATCGGCCGCGCCCGTCGCCCGCGCGAGAGCGAGCGTTTCGGCTCGCTGGTGCAGGTGGAAGCGGTCAACGGCCTGGACCCTGAGGCGGCCCGTCGCCGCCCGCGTTTCGATGACTTGACCCCTACTTTCCCCGAAGCGCAGCTCGTGTTGGAAGACCCCGGCAACTCCGACGGGCTGAGCCTGCGGGTGGTGGACCTGCTCGTCCCCATCGGCCGTGGGCAGCGGGCGCTGATCGTCGCGCCGCCCAAGGCCGGGAAAACGACGCTGCTCAAGCAGATCGCCAACTCCATCGTCAAGAACTATCCGGACGTGACCGTGATGGTCCTGCTGGTCGATGAGCGTCCCGAGGAAGTGACCGACTTCCGCGAGAGCGTGCAGGGCGCGCAGGTGGTGGCGTCAACCTTCGACGAGCCGCCGCAGCATCACGTCCGGGTGGCCGAGTTCGTGCATGAACGTGCCCGGCGCATCGTGGAAGACGGCGGCCATGTGGTCATCCTGCTCGACAGCATCACCCGTCTGGCCCGTGCCAACAACCTGGTCACTCCGCCCACCGGGCGCACGCTGTCGGGCGGTCTGGACAGCAACGCGTTGCACTGGCCCAAGCGTTTTCTGGGAGCGGCGCGCAACATCCGCGAGGGTGGGAGTCTGACCATCCTGGCCACCGCGCTGGTGGAAACTGGCAGCCGAATGGACGACGTGATCTTCGAGGAATTCAAGGGCACGGGCAACGCCGAACTGGTCCTGTCCCGCCGTCTTGAAGAACGGCGCATCTTCCCAGCACTGGACATCATCAAGTCGGGCACCCGCCGCGAGGAACTGCTGCTGCAGCCCGAGGTCCTGAAAAAGATGTGGCTGCTGCGCAAGGTCATCAGCGATATGGACCCTGCCGACGCGATGGAAATGCTGCTCTCGCGTATGGGCAAGACGCGCAACAACGTCGAGTTCTTGCAAAACCTGGCGGGCGGCTGA
- a CDS encoding DHCW motif cupin fold protein, protein MQMHDIPFGVTDWSAVPRTGHPGVTGMAHWRTQTFGGIRVRMVEYSAGYLADHWCSKGHILLVLDGQLDTELADGRTFTLTSGQSYQVADHAEAHRSSTATGARLFIVD, encoded by the coding sequence ATGCAGATGCACGACATTCCGTTCGGTGTTACTGACTGGTCGGCCGTGCCCAGGACCGGGCATCCCGGCGTGACGGGCATGGCGCACTGGCGCACGCAAACCTTCGGCGGCATCCGCGTCCGCATGGTGGAGTACTCGGCCGGCTACCTGGCCGATCACTGGTGCAGCAAGGGCCACATCCTGCTGGTCCTGGACGGGCAGCTGGACACCGAGCTGGCCGACGGCCGCACCTTCACGCTGACCAGCGGCCAGAGCTATCAGGTCGCCGATCACGCCGAGGCGCACCGCTCCAGCACGGCGACGGGCGCCAGGCTGTTTATCGTCGATTAG